One Schlesneria paludicola DSM 18645 DNA segment encodes these proteins:
- a CDS encoding GNAT family N-acetyltransferase — protein MLPDIPSSHSYGSVRIELDRIVDVDEHRGLVPYYHFKVLDESSRVVGHINFRVGDTAHLRLIAGHVGYEIHSDFRGHSYSYDACLALSSVIRLWYMSVILTVDRGNLASERIIQKLGATFIDEVLVPPGDPAFTGVDRIKRRYEWIVPSGANPSKGHAARD, from the coding sequence ATGTTACCGGACATTCCTTCATCGCATTCGTATGGCTCCGTACGCATCGAACTGGATCGGATTGTCGATGTCGACGAGCACCGCGGGCTTGTCCCATATTACCACTTCAAGGTCCTGGACGAATCCTCCCGAGTGGTTGGCCATATCAACTTCCGGGTGGGGGATACCGCGCACTTGCGGTTGATCGCGGGGCATGTGGGCTATGAAATTCACTCCGACTTCCGCGGACACTCCTATTCCTACGACGCGTGTCTGGCGCTCTCGAGTGTCATTCGACTTTGGTACATGTCGGTCATTCTGACGGTCGATCGAGGGAATCTTGCCTCGGAACGAATTATTCAAAAGTTGGGAGCGACATTCATCGACGAAGTGCTTGTTCCGCCAGGCGATCCCGCGTTTACGGGCGTCGATCGAATCAAGCGACGCTATGAATGGATTGTGCCGTCTGGTGCAAACCCGTCGAAAGGCCACGCGGCAAGAGATTAG
- a CDS encoding WD40 repeat domain-containing protein, whose translation MHLTRLFTATHNNAIYWSAFSPDGKRLATASLDNTVGLWDVATGQRHQTLSGHGDGVSFVGFLPDDRIVTTSLDRTTKIWAADGGAVDATFNGHQDYPVCTSIARAGNLIASGGFDKTVRLWDVSSVTPFAVLTGHEATVQCVAISSQGKVVASGGDEQTVRLWNVETRSPICTLTGHGKTVEGVAISSDDSLVASAGADGNVRVWTTKGEPVTSFETDAGRLKSITFSPNGRWLAVGGADGAIRVWDHARQIPLLTLKAHSNTIYGVTFSPDNRRFASAGYDRQTHVWNVSAD comes from the coding sequence ATGCATCTCACTCGTCTATTCACAGCCACGCACAACAACGCAATCTATTGGTCGGCCTTTTCACCCGATGGCAAAAGATTGGCGACGGCGAGCCTCGACAATACCGTTGGACTGTGGGATGTCGCCACTGGGCAGCGTCATCAGACTCTGAGCGGACACGGGGATGGGGTTTCCTTTGTCGGATTTCTACCGGACGACCGTATCGTAACGACAAGTCTGGACCGAACGACCAAGATTTGGGCTGCAGATGGCGGTGCAGTCGACGCGACATTCAATGGACACCAGGATTATCCGGTGTGTACCAGTATCGCTCGCGCGGGCAATTTAATTGCATCCGGGGGGTTCGACAAAACGGTCCGGTTGTGGGATGTCTCGTCAGTAACACCATTCGCGGTGCTGACTGGCCACGAAGCCACCGTGCAATGTGTGGCAATCAGTAGCCAGGGGAAAGTGGTCGCATCAGGCGGCGACGAACAGACCGTCCGCTTGTGGAATGTCGAGACGCGTTCACCGATTTGCACCCTGACCGGGCATGGCAAGACCGTCGAGGGCGTCGCGATTTCCTCCGATGATTCGCTGGTCGCTTCGGCCGGGGCCGACGGAAACGTTCGCGTGTGGACGACCAAGGGTGAACCAGTAACAAGCTTTGAGACCGACGCTGGTCGATTGAAATCGATCACGTTTTCCCCCAACGGCCGCTGGTTGGCTGTCGGGGGTGCAGACGGGGCAATTCGCGTGTGGGATCATGCGCGTCAGATCCCACTGCTGACACTGAAAGCGCACTCAAACACGATTTACGGGGTGACGTTCAGTCCCGATAACCGACGATTCGCTTCGGCGGGATATGACCGGCAGACACATGTCTGGAATGTCTCTGCCGACTAA
- a CDS encoding DUF1501 domain-containing protein produces MLNVFGTKHRFCDGLSRRSMLKIGGLAMGGLALPDLLQAETASGRSSHKAVIMVFLSGGPPHQDTFDLKMDAPVEIRGEFTPIASNVPGIDVCELLPQLSQRMDRLAVIRSLVGSEGRHAAFQCMTGHSVNGQPAGGWPSLGAAVSRIQGSLGPGTIPFVGLSPRMKNAPWGDPGQAGFAGQAHAAFAPNAEQARLGLNGLSVESLRNRKLLLEEIDQLKRDTEQSGALVGLESQYQAAFGILTSSKLVDALDLEQEDPRVRARYGGGTLENAGYGDAGPLTNDYLLAARRLVEAGARVVTLAYGRWDWHGRPHGTNFENARDHLPVFDHGLSALLDDLRDRGLEKDVTVLVWGEFGRTPVINKNGGRDHWPQVGCALLAGGGLRTGQVIGSTNRLGEHPKERPVHFQEIFATLYKSLGIDVATTRLTDLSGRPQFLVDPIYEPLPELI; encoded by the coding sequence ATGCTGAATGTGTTCGGAACGAAACATCGATTCTGCGATGGCCTGAGTCGCCGTTCGATGCTGAAAATTGGAGGGCTGGCGATGGGTGGCCTAGCCCTTCCTGATCTCTTGCAGGCAGAAACTGCGTCGGGCCGTTCGTCACACAAAGCGGTGATCATGGTCTTCTTGTCCGGTGGTCCACCCCACCAGGATACGTTCGATCTGAAGATGGATGCACCGGTCGAAATCCGTGGTGAATTCACCCCAATCGCCAGCAACGTACCTGGCATTGATGTTTGTGAACTGTTGCCACAACTGTCACAACGCATGGATCGATTGGCAGTCATTCGATCTTTGGTCGGCTCTGAAGGCCGCCACGCCGCGTTTCAATGTATGACAGGCCACAGCGTGAATGGTCAGCCAGCGGGCGGTTGGCCATCCCTGGGCGCTGCTGTGTCTCGAATCCAAGGATCACTCGGTCCCGGCACAATTCCGTTCGTCGGATTGTCTCCGCGAATGAAGAATGCACCATGGGGTGACCCCGGACAGGCGGGGTTCGCGGGACAGGCGCACGCGGCATTCGCCCCCAACGCCGAACAGGCAAGGTTGGGGTTGAATGGGCTCAGCGTTGAAAGCCTGCGAAACCGTAAACTGTTGCTTGAAGAAATTGATCAGCTGAAGCGAGACACGGAACAAAGCGGTGCACTCGTGGGACTGGAATCGCAGTATCAGGCTGCGTTCGGCATTCTGACATCGAGCAAGCTTGTGGACGCACTTGATCTTGAACAAGAAGACCCGCGCGTCCGCGCGCGATACGGCGGCGGCACGCTCGAGAATGCGGGTTACGGCGATGCCGGGCCACTGACAAACGATTACTTGCTTGCTGCGCGGCGCCTGGTCGAAGCCGGTGCACGCGTTGTCACACTGGCATACGGGCGCTGGGACTGGCATGGACGGCCGCACGGCACGAACTTCGAAAACGCCCGCGATCATCTACCTGTATTCGATCATGGACTCTCCGCATTGCTCGACGACCTGCGTGACCGAGGACTCGAGAAGGATGTGACGGTACTGGTCTGGGGCGAATTTGGACGAACGCCGGTGATCAACAAGAACGGTGGACGCGATCATTGGCCGCAGGTCGGCTGTGCCCTGTTGGCAGGTGGCGGATTGCGCACGGGACAAGTGATTGGGTCAACGAATCGTCTCGGCGAACACCCCAAGGAACGCCCCGTTCACTTCCAGGAGATTTTTGCGACACTCTACAAATCCCTAGGAATCGATGTGGCGACAACTCGATTGACCGATCTCTCCGGCCGACCTCAATTTCTGGTCGACCCAATTTATGAGCCACTTCCTGAACTGATTTGA
- a CDS encoding NHL repeat-containing protein produces MRSSSLRWAVCTLVATLCVVTQANAAEIATIAGTGVDEHSGDGGPALKAGLSNPFGLEIAPDGMLYFCDFTNHVIRRMDLKTGFLTTVAGTPRNPGFAGDGGPALRAKFHEPHEIRFDRNGNYYISDMKSDVIRRIDAKTQIITTVAGTAKPGFTGDGGPATKAEFNNPIAVSLDGDARLLICDIKNHRVRQVDLESGLVSTFAGNGEKNPVVDGAPLSSTAFFGPRSLAVDTNHDVILVLREGNAVYRIDRKEKSVRHLAGTGKKGYAGDGGDGKLAQVNGPKGIAIDHQGNILLCDTENHVIRIIERLTGKIDTLVGDGTIGDGPDGNPRHCRLNRPHGVFVALDGTVYIGDSGNHKIRKLTR; encoded by the coding sequence ATGAGATCGTCTTCGCTGCGGTGGGCCGTTTGCACATTGGTGGCGACGCTGTGTGTCGTCACTCAGGCGAACGCGGCCGAAATCGCGACCATCGCCGGGACGGGCGTCGATGAACATTCTGGAGACGGTGGCCCTGCGCTCAAGGCAGGGCTCAGCAATCCATTTGGACTTGAGATTGCTCCGGACGGCATGTTGTATTTTTGCGATTTCACGAATCATGTCATCCGCCGCATGGATCTTAAGACGGGGTTCCTGACGACCGTCGCCGGAACGCCGCGCAATCCTGGATTTGCGGGAGATGGTGGTCCCGCCTTGCGAGCGAAGTTCCATGAACCGCACGAAATTCGATTTGATCGAAATGGCAACTACTACATCTCGGACATGAAATCGGATGTGATTCGAAGGATCGATGCGAAGACCCAGATCATTACGACCGTTGCGGGGACGGCCAAGCCCGGATTTACGGGCGACGGCGGACCAGCGACGAAGGCCGAGTTCAACAATCCGATCGCTGTCTCGCTTGACGGTGATGCGCGATTGTTGATCTGTGATATCAAGAATCATCGCGTGCGACAGGTTGACCTTGAATCCGGTCTCGTTTCCACATTTGCAGGAAACGGTGAAAAGAATCCTGTCGTCGATGGCGCGCCGCTGTCATCGACCGCGTTTTTTGGTCCCCGTTCGCTGGCCGTGGATACCAATCACGACGTGATTCTGGTGCTGCGCGAAGGAAACGCCGTCTACCGAATCGACCGGAAGGAAAAGTCGGTACGTCACCTGGCCGGGACGGGAAAAAAGGGCTATGCCGGGGATGGTGGGGACGGCAAGTTGGCACAGGTCAATGGTCCGAAGGGGATCGCAATCGACCACCAGGGAAACATACTGCTTTGCGATACCGAAAATCACGTCATCCGCATCATCGAGAGATTGACAGGAAAGATCGACACACTGGTGGGTGACGGGACGATTGGTGACGGCCCCGACGGCAATCCTCGCCACTGCCGATTAAACCGGCCTCATGGAGTTTTCGTGGCCCTCGACGGCACGGTCTATATCGGCGACAGTGGTAATCACAAGATCCGCAAACTGACACGTTGA
- the pyrF gene encoding orotidine-5'-phosphate decarboxylase has translation MSIHYATRLHAAMKVKGTPALVGLDPRLDQLPPDVLAHARELHDDPVAQAAAAFEEFCVRLIDVVAPLVPAVKPQAAFFEEWGPDGCLALARVIRYARQQGLIVICDAKRGDIGTTAEAYARAYLAGADPQAAIWQADALTVNPYLGRDTLEPFVNVAKERGAGIYVLVKTSNPGSASFQDLVSGPSTIYRHVASVVESLSLETQEDGYGVVGAVVGATYPQELIELRAAMPHVPLLVPGYGSQGGGASDVVAAFANDGLGAVINNSRGINFAFKSKAYAEQFGPKQWEAAAEAATKQMIADLATATPAVKLVRSA, from the coding sequence ATGAGTATCCATTACGCGACACGACTGCATGCGGCGATGAAGGTCAAGGGAACACCAGCCCTCGTCGGACTTGACCCACGTTTGGATCAGCTTCCCCCCGATGTTCTGGCGCACGCTCGCGAACTTCACGACGATCCGGTTGCTCAAGCGGCTGCAGCTTTTGAAGAGTTTTGTGTGCGACTGATCGACGTTGTGGCTCCTCTGGTTCCCGCTGTGAAACCACAGGCGGCGTTTTTTGAAGAATGGGGACCCGACGGTTGCCTGGCGCTGGCACGCGTCATCCGCTACGCGAGACAGCAGGGGCTCATCGTCATCTGCGATGCGAAGCGGGGCGACATTGGGACGACGGCGGAAGCGTACGCACGGGCCTACCTCGCGGGGGCTGATCCACAAGCCGCCATCTGGCAGGCCGATGCGCTGACCGTCAATCCGTATCTTGGACGCGACACGCTCGAACCGTTTGTGAATGTCGCCAAAGAGCGAGGCGCCGGCATCTACGTCCTGGTGAAGACGAGTAACCCCGGTTCCGCTTCGTTTCAAGATCTGGTGTCGGGCCCCTCGACGATCTATCGGCATGTTGCGAGCGTCGTTGAAAGCCTGTCGCTGGAAACGCAAGAAGACGGATATGGGGTGGTGGGTGCCGTCGTTGGCGCGACGTACCCACAAGAACTGATCGAACTGCGGGCCGCGATGCCGCATGTTCCGTTACTCGTTCCTGGCTACGGCAGTCAGGGCGGCGGGGCCAGCGATGTGGTCGCAGCGTTCGCGAATGACGGATTGGGCGCTGTCATCAACAATTCTCGCGGCATCAATTTCGCCTTCAAGTCAAAGGCCTATGCCGAACAATTCGGTCCAAAACAATGGGAAGCAGCCGCCGAAGCGGCTACGAAACAGATGATCGCCGACCTGGCCACGGCGACGCCCGCTGTCAAGTTGGTTCGTTCCGCGTAG
- a CDS encoding HAD family hydrolase, giving the protein MPRVRGIIFDMDGTLVDSRLDYDAIRRDMGLPQGVPILESLIAQPEGPVRDHMLQAMRRHELAGADEAVLFDGVLEFLSHIDERGIRSAILTRNSRETTDRTLSRLNLSFTHVITRDDAPPKPDPTAVKKIVEEWGLPVSDVIVIGDYLYDLHLGRNAGMRSVLFAPNEIPHFSSEADFILRHFDEAASLLSTLHASDE; this is encoded by the coding sequence ATGCCACGCGTTCGCGGGATCATCTTTGACATGGATGGCACTCTTGTCGATTCGCGACTCGATTACGACGCCATTCGTCGAGACATGGGGCTTCCTCAAGGAGTTCCCATTCTCGAATCGTTGATTGCGCAGCCCGAGGGGCCTGTGCGAGACCACATGCTGCAGGCGATGCGGCGTCATGAATTGGCGGGAGCCGACGAAGCCGTCTTGTTCGACGGAGTCCTTGAGTTCCTGAGTCATATCGACGAACGTGGGATTCGATCGGCCATCCTGACGCGAAATTCGCGCGAGACGACCGACCGGACTTTGTCTCGTCTGAATCTTTCCTTTACCCATGTCATCACGCGTGACGATGCGCCGCCAAAACCTGATCCGACGGCTGTCAAGAAGATCGTCGAAGAATGGGGACTGCCTGTCAGCGACGTCATCGTGATTGGCGACTATTTGTATGACCTGCACTTGGGGAGAAACGCGGGCATGCGAAGTGTATTGTTTGCCCCGAACGAGATTCCTCACTTCTCTTCTGAAGCCGATTTTATCTTGCGTCATTTCGATGAGGCGGCATCGCTGCTGAGCACACTGCACGCGAGCGACGAATGA
- the murD gene encoding UDP-N-acetylmuramoyl-L-alanine--D-glutamate ligase, which produces MIPDHPFDDYRGRRVLVMGLGAFGGGLGAVKFLVDRGAVVTVTDLRSAEKLAESLAALSETSPDRLVLGRHDEEDFRNAELIVANPAVKRDCPFLVIARSAGVPITSEMNLFWRWNRAPIVAVTGSNGKSTTTAMTHAIVERALSKQPGRRAWLGGNIGASLLPSVDQIRRDDLVVLELSSFQLADLNRLQVSPHVAVVTNFAPNHLDWHSDLNHYRESKQAILRWQTQGDVVVLNDDDQDVAHWPLIGRRLGFGLRDMGASGAFWNGKGAVLRQNGQELELPLRDWLTLPGQHNVANALAATAAAMSAGADIASVQFALKNYQPLPHRLQFVGEVDGRRFYNDSLATTPESNEVALAAFEQPIVLLAGGYDKQVDLGQMAIAIARRVKAVSLMGQTAPSLKSMITKCEKNRCHVSEPHVSFTEAFAWAYEQSEPGDVILLSPGCASYDWFRNFADRGAQFTHLVQRRMASKNAGE; this is translated from the coding sequence ATGATTCCAGACCATCCCTTCGACGACTATCGTGGTCGGCGTGTCCTGGTGATGGGGCTGGGGGCGTTCGGCGGGGGGCTTGGAGCCGTCAAGTTTCTGGTCGATCGTGGTGCGGTAGTCACAGTGACCGACCTGCGATCTGCAGAGAAACTTGCCGAATCGCTCGCGGCGTTGAGTGAAACGTCACCCGATCGATTAGTGCTTGGCCGACATGATGAAGAGGACTTTCGGAACGCGGAACTGATCGTTGCGAATCCCGCCGTCAAACGAGATTGCCCCTTTCTCGTGATTGCACGATCTGCCGGTGTTCCGATCACCAGTGAGATGAATCTGTTTTGGAGATGGAACCGTGCACCGATCGTGGCGGTGACGGGCAGCAACGGAAAATCGACAACGACGGCGATGACGCATGCCATTGTCGAACGCGCTCTGTCAAAACAGCCAGGCCGGCGCGCGTGGCTCGGGGGCAATATTGGAGCCAGCCTGCTGCCGTCCGTCGATCAGATTCGGCGCGACGATCTAGTTGTCCTTGAACTCAGTAGCTTTCAGCTTGCGGATCTCAATCGCCTGCAGGTCAGTCCTCATGTTGCTGTGGTGACGAACTTTGCCCCGAACCATCTCGACTGGCACTCCGATCTGAATCACTATCGAGAATCAAAGCAGGCGATCTTGCGGTGGCAGACGCAGGGCGATGTCGTGGTGTTGAATGACGATGATCAAGACGTTGCGCATTGGCCTTTGATCGGTCGGCGGCTTGGTTTCGGTTTACGAGATATGGGAGCGTCTGGGGCGTTTTGGAATGGCAAAGGCGCCGTACTTCGGCAAAATGGCCAAGAACTCGAACTGCCGCTACGTGACTGGCTGACGTTGCCCGGGCAGCACAATGTCGCGAATGCACTCGCTGCGACGGCAGCTGCAATGTCCGCAGGAGCCGACATCGCGAGCGTTCAATTCGCACTCAAGAACTACCAGCCTTTGCCGCACCGTCTGCAGTTCGTGGGCGAGGTTGACGGGCGAAGATTTTACAATGACTCTCTGGCGACTACGCCGGAATCTAACGAGGTGGCACTTGCTGCGTTTGAGCAGCCGATTGTGCTCTTGGCAGGTGGCTACGACAAGCAGGTCGATCTCGGCCAGATGGCGATTGCAATTGCGAGACGAGTGAAAGCCGTTTCGCTGATGGGGCAAACCGCACCGTCGCTGAAGTCAATGATCACGAAATGCGAGAAAAACCGCTGCCATGTGTCAGAACCACATGTCTCATTCACCGAGGCGTTCGCCTGGGCGTATGAGCAGTCGGAACCGGGGGATGTTATTTTGCTGTCACCCGGCTGTGCCAGCTACGACTGGTTCCGCAACTTTGCCGATCGCGGGGCGCAGTTCACGCACCTTGTTCAGCGACGCATGGCGTCGAAGAATGCCGGGGAATGA
- a CDS encoding outer membrane protein assembly factor BamB family protein: MNLTRSYRGLATIVVMIGCIVLTSIGTADEKGIADFPKLSVTRDWPWWRGPSRNGIADSTPVPTTFSETENVIWKAPVPGRGHASPTVVGDYVFLATADEKQKIHSVVAFDRATGKRLWDTQVNQGGFPAKNHAKNTEASSTIASDGDRIFATFYHHDHVGAVALDLKGEILWKKDVCKFRPRAYEYGYAPSPVIYQDKVLISAEYDGDSFITALNRETGEREWQSPRPTMITFSTPVIAHVGGKDQMLISGALKVSSYSPADGNPFWTADGTTFATCGTMVWDETKNIVFASGGFPKAETVAVKADGSGEVLWHNNQKCYEQSMLAYDGYVYALTDNGVMFCWRGTDGKEMWKERLKGPVSASPVLANGNIYWANELGTVYVFRATPESFELITENHVGTDSFPSPAICGGQIFLRVGNGHGAARKETLFCFGNAKPK, translated from the coding sequence GTGAACCTAACTCGCTCGTACCGGGGTCTGGCCACGATCGTCGTCATGATCGGTTGTATTGTCCTGACATCGATCGGTACTGCCGATGAGAAAGGGATTGCCGATTTCCCCAAGCTGTCAGTCACACGCGATTGGCCATGGTGGCGTGGACCTTCGCGAAATGGCATCGCGGATTCCACCCCGGTACCGACAACGTTCAGCGAAACAGAAAACGTGATTTGGAAGGCTCCCGTCCCCGGACGCGGGCATGCGTCCCCCACCGTCGTCGGCGACTACGTCTTCCTCGCAACCGCCGACGAGAAGCAGAAGATACATTCCGTCGTCGCATTCGATCGTGCGACCGGAAAACGATTGTGGGACACGCAAGTCAATCAGGGCGGATTTCCCGCGAAGAATCACGCCAAAAATACGGAAGCCTCTTCGACCATTGCATCGGATGGTGACCGGATCTTTGCGACGTTTTATCACCACGATCATGTGGGAGCGGTGGCGCTCGATCTGAAAGGGGAAATCCTCTGGAAGAAAGACGTTTGCAAGTTTCGTCCTCGGGCTTATGAATACGGGTACGCACCGTCACCGGTGATCTACCAGGACAAGGTGCTCATCTCGGCCGAGTACGACGGTGACAGCTTTATCACGGCACTGAATCGCGAGACCGGGGAACGTGAATGGCAATCACCGCGCCCCACGATGATTACCTTTTCGACGCCTGTAATTGCCCATGTCGGCGGCAAAGATCAGATGCTGATCAGCGGTGCACTCAAGGTCTCATCATACAGTCCAGCCGATGGTAATCCGTTCTGGACGGCCGACGGAACCACGTTTGCCACCTGTGGGACGATGGTCTGGGACGAAACGAAAAATATCGTGTTTGCCAGTGGCGGTTTTCCCAAGGCGGAAACCGTGGCCGTCAAGGCGGACGGCAGTGGAGAAGTGCTGTGGCATAACAATCAGAAGTGTTACGAACAATCGATGCTGGCATACGACGGTTACGTCTACGCGTTAACTGACAATGGCGTGATGTTCTGCTGGCGCGGGACAGATGGCAAAGAGATGTGGAAAGAACGCCTGAAGGGGCCTGTCAGCGCCTCACCTGTTCTGGCAAATGGAAATATCTACTGGGCGAATGAACTGGGCACCGTTTATGTCTTCCGCGCCACGCCAGAGAGTTTCGAACTGATCACCGAAAATCATGTGGGAACCGATTCATTCCCCAGTCCCGCGATTTGCGGCGGTCAGATCTTTCTGCGCGTGGGGAATGGGCATGGTGCTGCCCGCAAGGAAACACTGTTCTGCTTTGGTAATGCGAAGCCAAAGTAA
- a CDS encoding DUF58 domain-containing protein, protein MSSSILSRYLNPEYLKRVADRPIEPHGLVVGNLAGSHKSPLSGFAVEFAGHRDYIPGDDPRHVDWRLYYKRDRLSVKQYEMETNFVCHLLLDISASMRYGDESQQKLLYAAHAAMTLGYSIIGRNDKVSLATFDDQVRDSVPPGKSLTQLYRMINHLDQISPVEKTKMAECLMDLTARMGRREIVIIFSDFLTDLGALETALHGMKYSRHEIVLFQILHPHERSFEFNGMVKFLGLEETDEFLTQAEDVREGYLMAFRRHEAQLDEICRRNAIERVPLETSRNLGNDLVEYLNERLRVRVR, encoded by the coding sequence ATGTCTTCCAGCATTCTTTCGCGATATCTCAATCCAGAGTATCTCAAACGCGTCGCAGACCGACCGATCGAACCACACGGGCTGGTCGTCGGCAATCTGGCGGGGTCGCACAAATCTCCACTGAGCGGCTTTGCGGTCGAGTTTGCCGGGCATCGTGACTACATTCCCGGTGACGACCCTCGCCACGTTGACTGGCGGTTGTACTACAAACGCGACCGACTCTCGGTCAAACAGTACGAGATGGAGACGAACTTTGTCTGCCATCTATTGCTCGACATCAGTGCGTCGATGCGCTACGGCGACGAATCGCAACAGAAACTGCTGTACGCCGCTCATGCGGCGATGACATTGGGTTACTCGATTATTGGACGCAATGACAAGGTTTCACTCGCCACGTTTGATGATCAGGTCCGAGACTCTGTTCCGCCCGGCAAATCGCTGACTCAACTGTATCGGATGATAAATCACCTCGATCAGATCTCGCCTGTTGAGAAAACAAAAATGGCCGAGTGTCTGATGGACCTGACGGCACGGATGGGACGGCGTGAGATCGTGATCATCTTCAGCGATTTCTTGACCGACCTCGGGGCATTGGAAACGGCCCTGCACGGAATGAAATACAGTCGACACGAAATCGTGCTGTTCCAGATTCTGCATCCACACGAACGGTCGTTTGAATTCAATGGCATGGTGAAATTCCTGGGCCTGGAAGAAACCGACGAGTTTCTCACGCAGGCCGAGGATGTTCGCGAAGGCTATCTGATGGCCTTCCGAAGGCATGAGGCACAGCTGGATGAAATCTGCCGTCGTAATGCCATTGAACGCGTACCACTTGAAACCAGCCGCAACTTAGGGAACGACCTGGTCGAGTATCTCAATGAACGGCTGCGAGTCCGCGTTCGCTGA
- a CDS encoding AAA family ATPase encodes MTTDELTVDDVAAVATCAKMYLSLRDELGKAIVGQQDVIEQVLIAILARGHALLEGVPGLAKTLLVSSLAQALHLSFKRIQFTPDLMPSDVTGTDVIQENLETRNREYRFLPGPLFANMILADEINRTPPKTQAAMLESMQERQVSIGGTIHALPSPFFVLATQNPLEQEGTYPLPEAQLDRFLLHIRVSYPSAADEWEVARRVTSGKLGQIQAVLSADEILSFQQLVLRVPVSDHVLGYAHALVRASRPGTAEAPEFVNKWVNWGAGPRGVLTLVTCAKARAILHGRYHATIGDVQAVTPGALRHRIAPNYAAQAAEITSEKIIAMLMEQIPIDKPFVRPN; translated from the coding sequence ATGACAACTGATGAACTGACCGTGGACGATGTGGCTGCGGTCGCAACCTGCGCGAAAATGTACCTGTCGTTGCGTGATGAACTTGGCAAGGCAATTGTCGGCCAGCAAGACGTCATTGAACAGGTGCTCATCGCGATTCTCGCTCGCGGACATGCCCTGCTGGAAGGCGTCCCTGGTCTGGCGAAGACGCTGCTAGTGAGTTCGCTTGCACAGGCACTACACCTGTCATTCAAACGAATCCAGTTCACTCCCGATCTGATGCCGAGCGATGTCACGGGGACGGATGTCATCCAAGAGAATCTCGAAACGCGCAATCGCGAGTACCGGTTCCTGCCGGGTCCGCTGTTTGCCAACATGATTCTGGCGGACGAGATCAATCGAACCCCGCCGAAGACCCAAGCCGCGATGCTCGAATCGATGCAGGAACGCCAAGTCTCAATCGGCGGCACGATCCATGCACTTCCGAGTCCGTTTTTTGTTCTTGCGACGCAGAACCCTTTGGAACAAGAAGGCACATACCCCCTGCCTGAAGCACAGCTCGACCGATTTTTACTGCATATCCGCGTGAGCTACCCTTCTGCCGCGGATGAATGGGAAGTGGCACGTCGAGTCACCTCGGGCAAATTGGGACAAATCCAGGCCGTCCTGTCGGCGGACGAAATCCTCTCGTTTCAGCAACTCGTACTGCGGGTGCCAGTCAGCGATCATGTCTTAGGGTACGCTCACGCGCTGGTCCGCGCTTCGCGGCCCGGCACGGCCGAAGCCCCCGAATTCGTCAACAAGTGGGTGAACTGGGGAGCAGGCCCGCGCGGTGTGCTGACACTGGTGACCTGTGCCAAAGCCCGTGCGATCCTGCATGGACGATATCACGCGACGATCGGCGATGTTCAAGCGGTGACACCCGGTGCCCTGCGCCATCGGATTGCACCAAACTATGCCGCTCAAGCGGCCGAGATCACCAGTGAAAAAATCATCGCGATGCTGATGGAGCAAATTCCGATCGACAAACCATTTGTCCGCCCCAACTGA